From a region of the Solanum stenotomum isolate F172 chromosome 2, ASM1918654v1, whole genome shotgun sequence genome:
- the LOC125856390 gene encoding cytochrome P450 71AU50-like isoform X2, translating to MTLIWAILVAALSVYALYELLNIHKRQRYPPGPKGLPILGHLHLLGKNPHQDLQKLANKHGPIMYVRLGLVPTIIASSADAAEKVLKTYDHIFASRPHHEASQYLAYGQKNLIFAKYGVYWRNMRKLCTVHLLSNNKINSFQSMRKQEVELLIESLKKEAHDRVVVDLSAKITSLNANLTCLMVFGKKYMDEDLDKRGFKSVVQDVVHLAATPNLGDFFPFLGAIDLQGLTRKLKDLSKVFDEFLEKIIDEHVHSYDQKQTKDFVDTMMGIMQSGEAEFQFDRRHIKAILFDMLIAAMDTTASSTEWILTELLRHPQVMKKLQKELQEVVGLERMVEESDLENLKYLNMVVKEGLRLHPVVPLFYHESVEDCVVDGFHIQKGSRVMVNCYAAQRDPNAWPDPEKFLPERFVGSCIDFRGRDFQLVPFGSGRRSCPGMQLAVMVARLVVAQLVHCFEWELPNGMQPCDLDIDEKFGIVTCREKPLMAIPTYNLNK from the exons GTCCAAAAGGGCTTCCTATTTTAGGACATCTTCATTTGTTAGGCAAAAATCCACACCAAGATTTACAAAAACTAGCCAACAAACATGGTCCTATTATGTATGTCCGATTGGGACTAGTACCTACAATCATTGCCTCGTCTGCTGATGCAGCCGAAAAGGTCCTCAAGACATATGATCACATATTTGCCAGTAGGCCTCATCATGAGGCATCTCAATATTTGGCTTATGGACAAAAGAATTTGATATTTGCAAAGTATGGTGTATATTGGCGTAACATGCGCAAATTGTGCACTGTGCACCTTTTGAGCAATAACAAGATCAATTCATTTCAATCCATGAGAAAACAAGAAGTTGAACTTCTTATTGAGTCGCTTAAAAAGGAAGCTCATGATCGTGTAGTTGTTGATCTTAGTGCAAAGATTACGTCCTTGAATGCTAACTTGACTTGTTTAATGGTGTTTGGAAAGAAGTACATGGATGAGGACTTGGACAAGAGGGGATTCAAATCTGTTGTTCAAGATGTTGTGCATTTAGCAGCAACTCCAAATCTTGGTGATTTTTTCCCCTTCCTTGGTGCTATTGATCTCCAGGGTCTCACTCGCAAGCTCAAGGATCTTTCGAAGGTGTTTGATGAGTTCCTTGAGAAGATTATTGATGAACATGTTCATTCATATGACCAGAAGCAAACCAAGGACTTTGTGGACACCATGATGGGCATAATGCAATCTGGAGAAGCGGAATTTCAGTTTGACCGTCGTCACATAAAAGCTATCCTCTTT GACATGCTTATAGCTGCAATGGATACTACAGCATCATCAACGGAATGGATACTGACAGAACTTCTTAGACATCCCCAAGTGATGAAGAAACTCCAAAAGGAGTTGCAAGAAGTGGTAGGCCTTGAAAGAATGGTTGAAGAATCTGACCTGGAAAATTTGAAGTACTTAAACATGGTTGTAAAAGAGGGCCTGAGGCTGCATCCTGTAGTGCCACTATTTTATCATGAATCTGTGGAAGATTGTGTAGTCGACGGTTTCCACATACAAAAGGGATCCCGAGTCATGGTAAATTGTTATGCAGCTCAAAGAGATCCAAATGCTTGGCCTGATCCTGAGAAGTTTTTGCCTGAGAGATTTGTTGGAAGCTGTATAGATTTTCGTGGACGCGACTTTCAACTTGTACCATTTGGCTCTGGGAGAAGAAGTTGTCCTGGAATGCAGTTGGCAGTTATGGTTGCCCGCCTTGTGGTGGCACAATTGGTGCATTGCTTTGAGTGGGAGCTTCCAAATGGTATGCAGCCTTGTGATTTAGACATTGATGAGAAGTTTGGGATAGTAACATGCAGAGAAAAGCCTTTAATGGCTATTCCTACTTACAATCTAAACAAATGA
- the LOC125856390 gene encoding cytochrome P450 71AU50-like isoform X1, whose translation MTLIWASLVVFLFVYALYVLLNIHKRKRFPPSPTGFPILGHLHLLAGKNPHQDLQKLANKHGPIMYVRLGLVPTIIASSADAAEKVLKTYDHIFASRPHHEASQYLAYGQKNLIFAKYGVYWRNMRKLCTVHLLSNNKINSFQSMRKQEVELLIESLKKEAHDRVVVDLSAKITSLNANLTCLMVFGKKYMDEDLDKRGFKSVVQDVVHLAATPNLGDFFPFLGAIDLQGLTRKLKDLSKVFDEFLEKIIDEHVHSYDQKQTKDFVDTMMGIMQSGEAEFQFDRRHIKAILFDMLIAAMDTTASSTEWILTELLRHPQVMKKLQKELQEVVGLERMVEESDLENLKYLNMVVKEGLRLHPVVPLFYHESVEDCVVDGFHIQKGSRVMVNCYAAQRDPNAWPDPEKFLPERFVGSCIDFRGRDFQLVPFGSGRRSCPGMQLAVMVARLVVAQLVHCFEWELPNGMQPCDLDIDEKFGIVTCREKPLMAIPTYNLNK comes from the exons GCAAAAATCCACACCAAGATTTACAAAAACTAGCCAACAAACATGGTCCTATTATGTATGTCCGATTGGGACTAGTACCTACAATCATTGCCTCGTCTGCTGATGCAGCCGAAAAGGTCCTCAAGACATATGATCACATATTTGCCAGTAGGCCTCATCATGAGGCATCTCAATATTTGGCTTATGGACAAAAGAATTTGATATTTGCAAAGTATGGTGTATATTGGCGTAACATGCGCAAATTGTGCACTGTGCACCTTTTGAGCAATAACAAGATCAATTCATTTCAATCCATGAGAAAACAAGAAGTTGAACTTCTTATTGAGTCGCTTAAAAAGGAAGCTCATGATCGTGTAGTTGTTGATCTTAGTGCAAAGATTACGTCCTTGAATGCTAACTTGACTTGTTTAATGGTGTTTGGAAAGAAGTACATGGATGAGGACTTGGACAAGAGGGGATTCAAATCTGTTGTTCAAGATGTTGTGCATTTAGCAGCAACTCCAAATCTTGGTGATTTTTTCCCCTTCCTTGGTGCTATTGATCTCCAGGGTCTCACTCGCAAGCTCAAGGATCTTTCGAAGGTGTTTGATGAGTTCCTTGAGAAGATTATTGATGAACATGTTCATTCATATGACCAGAAGCAAACCAAGGACTTTGTGGACACCATGATGGGCATAATGCAATCTGGAGAAGCGGAATTTCAGTTTGACCGTCGTCACATAAAAGCTATCCTCTTT GACATGCTTATAGCTGCAATGGATACTACAGCATCATCAACGGAATGGATACTGACAGAACTTCTTAGACATCCCCAAGTGATGAAGAAACTCCAAAAGGAGTTGCAAGAAGTGGTAGGCCTTGAAAGAATGGTTGAAGAATCTGACCTGGAAAATTTGAAGTACTTAAACATGGTTGTAAAAGAGGGCCTGAGGCTGCATCCTGTAGTGCCACTATTTTATCATGAATCTGTGGAAGATTGTGTAGTCGACGGTTTCCACATACAAAAGGGATCCCGAGTCATGGTAAATTGTTATGCAGCTCAAAGAGATCCAAATGCTTGGCCTGATCCTGAGAAGTTTTTGCCTGAGAGATTTGTTGGAAGCTGTATAGATTTTCGTGGACGCGACTTTCAACTTGTACCATTTGGCTCTGGGAGAAGAAGTTGTCCTGGAATGCAGTTGGCAGTTATGGTTGCCCGCCTTGTGGTGGCACAATTGGTGCATTGCTTTGAGTGGGAGCTTCCAAATGGTATGCAGCCTTGTGATTTAGACATTGATGAGAAGTTTGGGATAGTAACATGCAGAGAAAAGCCTTTAATGGCTATTCCTACTTACAATCTAAACAAATGA